A section of the Desulfovibrio sp. Huiquan2017 genome encodes:
- a CDS encoding YibE/F family protein has product MHALNKTSRDWALVIIFIVVSVALYYVPTGFETNKDRDAVHCTARITAVDDANIQSLGMIRAGEQAVTLEILDGPFKGETFSASNQLLGQLDRDKLFKAGDTAYVILTVDSGGKVIYVNPQAHYRLGLELFLLGLFAALLLAFGGLTGFKALLSFVFTGLLLWKILVPLLLKGTDPVWLTLGVVALLSAVIIFLVAGVNRTGLTAFLGAFLGVVASCALGVYFTGRFHVHGAVMPFAETLLYAGYGHLNLTRVFMAGVFLSSCGAVMDLAMDVASAMSEVVAKKPGISRMEAIWSGIRVGRAVVGTMTTTLLLAYSGGFVTLLMAFMAQGIPLDTTFNFIYVAAEVLKTLVGSFGLVTVAPFTALAGGLLLTSGERPADVLRH; this is encoded by the coding sequence ATGCACGCACTCAACAAGACGTCCCGCGATTGGGCCCTGGTTATCATCTTCATCGTCGTTTCCGTGGCCCTCTATTACGTGCCGACCGGGTTCGAGACCAACAAGGACCGGGACGCGGTCCATTGCACGGCCCGGATCACGGCCGTGGACGACGCCAACATCCAGAGCCTGGGCATGATCCGCGCGGGCGAGCAGGCCGTGACGCTCGAAATCCTGGATGGGCCGTTCAAGGGCGAGACCTTCTCGGCCAGCAACCAGCTCCTGGGCCAACTGGATCGCGACAAGCTCTTCAAGGCCGGGGACACGGCCTACGTCATTCTGACCGTGGACAGCGGGGGCAAGGTCATCTACGTCAACCCGCAGGCCCATTACCGATTGGGGCTGGAACTCTTTCTGCTCGGCCTGTTCGCCGCGCTGCTCCTGGCCTTCGGCGGGCTGACAGGGTTCAAGGCGCTGTTGTCCTTCGTCTTTACCGGATTGCTGTTGTGGAAGATCCTGGTCCCGTTGCTGCTCAAGGGCACGGACCCGGTCTGGCTGACCCTGGGCGTGGTCGCCCTGCTCAGCGCGGTGATCATCTTCCTGGTGGCCGGTGTGAACCGTACCGGCCTGACCGCCTTTCTCGGGGCTTTCCTCGGGGTGGTGGCCAGTTGCGCCCTGGGCGTCTACTTCACCGGCCGGTTCCACGTGCACGGGGCGGTCATGCCCTTTGCCGAGACCCTGCTCTACGCGGGCTATGGTCACCTGAACCTGACGCGCGTGTTCATGGCCGGGGTCTTCCTGTCCTCCTGCGGCGCGGTCATGGATCTGGCCATGGACGTGGCCTCGGCCATGAGCGAAGTGGTGGCCAAGAAACCGGGTATCTCCCGGATGGAGGCCATCTGGTCGGGCATCCGCGTGGGCCGGGCCGTGGTCGGGACCATGACCACGACCCTGCTCCTGGCCTACTCGGGCGGGTTCGTGACCTTGCTCATGGCCTTCATGGCCCAGGGCATTCCGCTGGATACCACCTTCAATTTCATTTACGTGGCCGCCGAGGTCCTCAAGACCCTGGTGGGCAGCTTCGGCCTGGTCACCGTGGCGCCGTTCACGGCCCTGGCGGGCGGGTTGCTCCTGACCTCCGGAGAGCGCCCGGCCGACGTTCTCCGCCATTGA
- a CDS encoding alkaline phosphatase: MLKVQKRFVGCVLALALAMVFMAGSAWAKDAKYVFFFIGDGMGLPQRAASSAYLGHKLAIDAMPAQGITTTFANDRFITGSAASATALASGVKTNINYIGVDPQFRPVKTIAEMARDRGMKVGIVSSVSIDHATPAAFYAHVKNRSMYHEIDHALADSGFDFFAGGGLKDPAGKKSKAPMGDALEKAKANGYKVVTDKKGFMALAPGDGKVIAWNAWLQDGKALPYVMDMTDKDITLPEFTGKAIEMLDNDKGFFLMVEGGKIDWACHANDAAASIDNTISFDKAVQKALAFYDKHPDETLIVVTGDHECGGLTLGFAGTKYGSHYDILSHQKVSFQKFTDETLVDFKKKGGDFNAMKPIITADFGLKFTGDAKTDPMVLADYEAADIEQAFRRSMAGEKVKGGDYLLYGEYDPLSVTLTHVLNQKAGLGWTSYKHTGVPVSTSAIGVNCQAFNGSYDNKDVATKLMASMGMPAKAVFADIAAARVAAN; this comes from the coding sequence ATGTTGAAAGTGCAGAAACGGTTTGTCGGGTGTGTCCTGGCGCTGGCCCTGGCCATGGTGTTCATGGCCGGTTCCGCCTGGGCCAAGGACGCCAAATACGTCTTTTTCTTCATCGGCGACGGCATGGGGCTGCCCCAGCGGGCCGCCAGCTCCGCCTATCTGGGCCACAAGCTGGCCATTGACGCCATGCCCGCCCAGGGCATCACCACCACCTTTGCCAACGACCGGTTCATCACCGGTTCCGCCGCGTCGGCCACGGCCCTGGCCTCCGGCGTGAAGACCAACATCAACTACATCGGCGTGGACCCGCAGTTCAGGCCGGTCAAGACCATCGCCGAAATGGCCCGCGACAGGGGCATGAAGGTCGGCATCGTCTCGTCCGTGTCCATTGACCATGCCACCCCGGCCGCGTTCTACGCCCACGTCAAGAATCGCTCCATGTACCACGAGATCGATCATGCCCTGGCCGACTCCGGCTTCGACTTCTTCGCGGGCGGCGGGCTCAAGGACCCGGCGGGCAAGAAGTCCAAGGCCCCCATGGGCGACGCCCTGGAAAAGGCCAAGGCCAACGGCTACAAGGTCGTCACCGACAAGAAGGGCTTCATGGCGCTTGCGCCCGGCGACGGCAAGGTCATCGCCTGGAACGCCTGGCTCCAGGACGGCAAGGCTCTGCCCTATGTCATGGACATGACCGACAAGGACATCACCCTGCCCGAATTCACGGGTAAGGCCATCGAGATGCTCGACAACGACAAGGGCTTCTTCCTGATGGTCGAGGGCGGCAAGATCGACTGGGCCTGCCACGCCAACGACGCGGCCGCATCCATCGACAACACCATTTCTTTCGACAAGGCCGTGCAGAAGGCCCTGGCCTTTTATGACAAGCACCCCGACGAGACCCTGATCGTGGTCACCGGCGACCACGAATGCGGCGGCCTGACCCTGGGCTTCGCGGGTACCAAGTATGGTTCCCACTACGATATCCTCAGCCACCAGAAGGTCTCCTTCCAGAAATTCACCGACGAGACCCTGGTGGACTTCAAGAAGAAGGGCGGCGATTTCAACGCCATGAAACCGATCATCACCGCCGACTTCGGCCTGAAGTTCACCGGCGATGCCAAGACCGACCCCATGGTCCTGGCCGATTACGAAGCCGCCGACATCGAGCAGGCCTTCCGCCGCTCCATGGCCGGGGAAAAGGTCAAGGGCGGGGACTACCTGCTGTACGGCGAGTACGACCCGCTGTCCGTGACCCTGACCCACGTGCTCAACCAGAAGGCCGGTCTGGGCTGGACCTCCTACAAGCACACCGGCGTGCCGGTCTCCACTTCCGCCATCGGCGTGAACTGCCAGGCCTTCAACGGCAGCTACGACAACAAGGACGTGGCCACCAAGCTCATGGCCTCCATGGGCATGCCCGCCAAGGCCGTGTTTGCCGACATCGCCGCCGCGCGCGTGGCCGCCAACTAG
- a CDS encoding class I SAM-dependent methyltransferase codes for MEPTAPTPPVSKEYWNNHARSFPRFEEGEDNYEAGVMRMIKAHGVDFRGASVLDVGCGSGMYTIRIAREAARVTALDVSDVMLDILREDAEARGLHNIDYVRSEWMEYDGDETFDIVFCSMTPAIQSEASRLKLLRHVAGATVFMGFAGLMKSDVMSGLYAHYGVTPRVLANGTEMRDWLDGRGIPYAAYPVEGVWQVRSSLEKLTDSCSTFLSQYGVAAEPDHLRAYLSAFEETPGSFLERTEYKIDLLIWDKRAA; via the coding sequence ATGGAACCGACCGCACCGACCCCGCCTGTCAGCAAGGAATACTGGAACAACCATGCCCGGAGTTTCCCCCGGTTCGAGGAGGGCGAAGATAACTATGAGGCGGGCGTGATGCGGATGATCAAGGCGCACGGTGTGGATTTTCGCGGCGCGTCGGTCCTGGATGTGGGCTGCGGCAGCGGCATGTACACCATCCGGATCGCCCGGGAGGCGGCACGCGTCACGGCGCTCGACGTCTCCGACGTGATGCTGGACATCCTGCGCGAGGATGCCGAGGCCAGGGGGCTTCACAACATCGACTACGTGCGCTCGGAATGGATGGAGTACGACGGCGACGAAACCTTCGACATCGTCTTCTGCTCCATGACTCCGGCCATTCAGAGCGAGGCCTCCCGGCTCAAGTTGCTGCGTCACGTGGCCGGGGCCACCGTGTTCATGGGGTTCGCCGGGCTGATGAAATCCGACGTCATGAGCGGCCTGTACGCCCATTACGGAGTGACGCCCCGGGTCTTGGCCAACGGCACCGAAATGCGCGACTGGCTCGACGGACGGGGCATCCCCTACGCCGCCTACCCAGTGGAAGGCGTCTGGCAGGTCCGAAGCTCCCTGGAAAAACTGACCGACTCCTGCTCCACGTTTCTCTCCCAGTACGGCGTGGCCGCCGAGCCGGATCATCTGCGCGCCTATCTGTCCGCGTTCGAGGAGACGCCCGGCTCCTTCCTGGAGCGCACGGAATACAAGATCGACCTGCTCATCTGGGACAAACGGGCGGCCTGA
- the trpS gene encoding tryptophan--tRNA ligase, whose protein sequence is MKRILTGERTTGNLHIGHYFGSLQSRVKLQDEYETFIILADMQVLYDHLEDEKGKSIRDNVYRALLDNLSVGLDPDKVTFFVQSEIPELAELTMFFTFLVSIGRAKRNPTVKAEMEQAGTSYEHMNLGFLSFPVSQAADILLPKADLVPVGEDQIPHIEQTREIARRFNSLFGETFPTPDYLVSTSPRLPGLDGQNKMSKSLNNVINLTDDEATVNNRIKKAYSGEGHALFTYGKLFGVEPNERMGTFKPALAESVNAFLEPIRTRRRELEKEPGYLREILDRGRDKVRAIGAETLAQVKERMGMVY, encoded by the coding sequence ATGAAAAGAATATTAACCGGAGAACGGACGACCGGGAACCTGCACATCGGCCACTACTTCGGCTCGCTGCAATCGCGGGTCAAATTGCAGGACGAATACGAAACCTTCATCATCCTCGCGGACATGCAGGTCCTCTACGACCACCTTGAGGATGAAAAAGGCAAGTCCATTCGCGACAACGTGTACCGGGCCCTGCTCGATAACCTGTCCGTCGGGCTGGACCCCGACAAGGTGACCTTCTTCGTACAGAGCGAAATTCCCGAGCTCGCGGAACTGACCATGTTCTTCACCTTCCTGGTGTCCATTGGCCGGGCCAAGCGAAACCCCACGGTCAAGGCGGAAATGGAACAGGCCGGAACCAGCTATGAGCACATGAACCTCGGTTTCCTCTCCTTCCCGGTGTCCCAGGCGGCAGACATACTCCTGCCCAAGGCGGACCTGGTGCCCGTGGGCGAGGACCAGATCCCGCACATCGAACAGACCCGGGAGATCGCCCGCCGGTTCAATTCGCTCTTCGGCGAAACCTTTCCCACGCCGGACTATCTCGTCTCCACCTCCCCCCGGCTGCCGGGCCTTGACGGTCAAAACAAGATGTCGAAATCGCTGAACAACGTCATCAACCTCACGGACGACGAGGCCACGGTGAACAACAGAATCAAAAAAGCGTACTCCGGCGAGGGGCACGCCCTCTTCACCTACGGCAAATTATTCGGCGTTGAGCCCAACGAACGCATGGGGACCTTCAAGCCCGCCCTGGCGGAAAGCGTCAACGCCTTTCTGGAACCCATCCGAACCCGCCGCAGGGAGCTGGAAAAGGAACCCGGTTACCTGCGCGAGATTCTGGACAGGGGACGGGACAAGGTCCGGGCGATCGGGGCGGAAACCCTCGCCCAGGTGAAGGAGCGGATGGGCATGGTCTATTGA
- a CDS encoding calcium/sodium antiporter, which yields MFIDIFSFAASALLLWFGANWIVTSAALIARKYNVSELVIGLTIVAFGTSAPEFLVTVNAAFRGQNDLSLSNVVGSNIFNLGFILGLMAVIKPLVSNRTIVYRDGLLLFLTTAGILAVSFTGQLSRLFGGCLVALLICYLVYLGVKREAVGAEELEETRGRVATWRDGVWLGAGFVAIAAGGDLMVSAATSIATTLGVSSWVIGVTIVAAGTSLPELVTCLAASVRGKNEMLLGNLIGSDFFNFAGVLGLTCLLKPLPVSSEALSGLIVLVGMVGLVLVILRTGWKVRRWEGALLIGINLVRWAHDFMQ from the coding sequence ATGTTCATCGACATCTTCTCCTTCGCCGCTTCGGCGCTGCTGCTCTGGTTCGGAGCCAACTGGATCGTCACCTCGGCGGCGCTCATCGCCCGCAAGTACAATGTTTCGGAACTGGTCATCGGGCTGACCATCGTGGCCTTCGGCACCTCGGCCCCGGAGTTCCTGGTGACTGTGAATGCCGCCTTCCGGGGGCAGAACGACCTCTCCCTGTCGAACGTGGTCGGGTCCAATATTTTCAACCTCGGCTTCATCCTCGGGCTCATGGCCGTGATCAAGCCGCTGGTTTCCAACCGAACCATCGTCTACCGGGACGGGCTGCTCCTGTTCCTGACCACGGCGGGTATTCTGGCCGTGTCCTTCACCGGCCAATTGAGCCGCCTTTTCGGTGGCTGCCTCGTGGCCCTGCTCATCTGCTACCTGGTCTATCTGGGCGTGAAGCGCGAGGCCGTGGGCGCGGAGGAACTGGAAGAGACACGGGGCCGGGTTGCCACCTGGCGGGATGGGGTCTGGCTCGGGGCCGGGTTCGTGGCCATCGCTGCGGGCGGCGACCTGATGGTCTCGGCGGCCACGTCCATCGCCACGACGCTGGGGGTGTCCTCCTGGGTCATCGGCGTGACTATCGTGGCTGCGGGCACCTCCCTGCCCGAACTGGTCACCTGTCTGGCGGCCTCCGTCCGGGGCAAAAACGAGATGCTGCTCGGCAACCTCATCGGCTCGGATTTCTTCAACTTCGCGGGCGTGCTCGGGCTGACCTGCCTGCTCAAGCCGCTGCCGGTCTCGTCCGAGGCCCTGTCCGGCCTGATCGTCCTAGTCGGCATGGTCGGCCTGGTCCTGGTCATCCTGCGCACGGGCTGGAAGGTCCGCCGCTGGGAAGGGGCCCTGCTCATCGGTATCAACCTGGTCCGCTGGGCCCACGATTTCATGCAGTAG
- a CDS encoding tRNA(5-methylaminomethyl-2-thiouridylate) methyltransferase: MAERNSYDALALLSGGLDSILAMRTVMDQGLTVLGLHFVTPFFGKPHLIPFWRDHYGIEAESVDIRQAYVNMLLDGPSQGFGKWLNPCIDCKIIMLEHAHGLMREYGAKFLVSGEVVGQRPMSQREDALNVITKRAEVRNVLLRPLCARNLPPTPMETSGLVDRDRLLDWRGRGRKPQYALAERYGFTEIPTPAGGCCLTETHGAARFVRLLTHRGRPAPGDFSLARAGRQVWAGPHWLAFGRTAADNDQIAALAEDSDYLFKLVDFPGPLALGRPLCGDWTPEVVRDAAALISSYSGKARKRFAATDEPVRVSVGRRGGTEIVAVIPARETALRWSEPVPDLVREWKREQAQAQVAPVRAFT, encoded by the coding sequence ATGGCGGAACGAAACTCTTACGACGCGCTGGCCCTGCTCTCGGGCGGCTTGGATTCCATCCTGGCCATGCGCACGGTCATGGATCAGGGCCTGACGGTCCTGGGGCTGCACTTTGTCACGCCCTTTTTCGGCAAGCCCCATCTGATCCCCTTCTGGCGGGATCACTACGGCATCGAGGCCGAATCCGTGGACATCCGGCAGGCCTATGTGAACATGCTCCTGGACGGCCCGTCCCAGGGGTTCGGCAAGTGGCTGAACCCGTGCATCGACTGCAAGATCATCATGCTTGAACACGCCCACGGGCTCATGCGGGAATACGGCGCGAAGTTCCTCGTCTCCGGCGAGGTCGTGGGCCAGCGGCCCATGAGCCAGCGCGAGGATGCACTCAACGTGATCACCAAGCGGGCCGAGGTCCGCAACGTGCTCCTGCGCCCCCTGTGCGCCAGGAATCTTCCGCCCACGCCCATGGAGACGTCCGGGCTGGTGGACCGGGACAGATTGCTCGACTGGCGCGGCCGGGGACGCAAGCCGCAATACGCCTTGGCCGAGCGGTACGGATTCACCGAGATTCCCACTCCGGCGGGGGGCTGCTGCCTGACCGAGACCCACGGCGCGGCCCGGTTCGTGCGGCTTCTGACCCATCGCGGGAGGCCTGCCCCCGGCGATTTTTCCCTGGCCCGCGCCGGACGGCAGGTCTGGGCCGGTCCGCATTGGCTGGCCTTCGGCCGCACCGCCGCGGACAACGACCAGATCGCGGCCCTGGCCGAGGACAGCGACTATCTTTTCAAATTGGTTGATTTCCCCGGGCCCCTGGCCCTGGGCAGGCCGCTTTGCGGCGATTGGACTCCCGAAGTCGTCCGGGACGCCGCCGCCCTGATCAGCTCTTACTCGGGCAAGGCGCGCAAGCGGTTTGCGGCCACGGATGAACCCGTGCGGGTGAGCGTCGGACGGCGGGGCGGGACCGAGATCGTGGCCGTCATTCCGGCCCGCGAGACCGCGCTGCGCTGGTCCGAGCCCGTCCCGGACCTGGTCCGCGAATGGAAGCGGGAACAGGCCCAGGCCCAGGTTGCGCCGGTTCGCGCCTTCACATAG
- a CDS encoding transporter substrate-binding domain-containing protein, whose protein sequence is MAAYLLPPMSRLDQGGEPGGTAVEKLGRILSAMGYTPKFHILPFRRCLEAMRTGAMPLMLPCVVDIERQRFMRFSDPMEYMHTVLWKLRTNTRPCWKSMDDLAGLRIGVIDGYRYGPEWQEAVAAERFQLEGNIGRNPNRANFRMLLEGRLDMVVCDRRLGEYLKKENAPLFDNVVACPGTIGEDTPLCVPVSLLYFKNHGLSPEEFLARFNVLLKKSAL, encoded by the coding sequence GTGGCCGCCTATCTGCTGCCGCCCATGTCCCGGCTGGACCAGGGCGGGGAGCCGGGCGGGACGGCTGTGGAAAAGCTCGGGCGGATCTTGTCCGCCATGGGCTATACGCCGAAGTTTCATATCCTGCCTTTTCGGCGCTGTCTGGAAGCCATGCGGACCGGGGCCATGCCCCTGATGCTTCCTTGTGTGGTCGACATTGAACGGCAGCGCTTCATGCGTTTTTCCGATCCCATGGAGTACATGCACACCGTGCTCTGGAAACTGCGCACGAACACACGGCCTTGTTGGAAAAGCATGGACGACCTGGCGGGATTGCGCATCGGCGTGATCGATGGATACCGTTATGGACCGGAATGGCAGGAGGCCGTGGCCGCCGAGAGATTCCAGTTGGAGGGCAACATAGGGCGAAATCCGAATCGGGCCAACTTCCGTATGCTGCTGGAGGGGCGTCTGGACATGGTCGTTTGCGACCGCCGCCTCGGGGAATACCTGAAGAAAGAGAACGCGCCCTTGTTCGACAATGTGGTCGCCTGCCCCGGCACGATCGGTGAGGATACGCCCCTGTGCGTTCCGGTTTCCCTCCTCTACTTCAAGAATCACGGCCTGTCGCCCGAGGAATTCCTGGCCCGCTTCAACGTCTTGCTCAAAAAGTCGGCCCTCTAG
- the recA gene encoding recombinase RecA, with translation MARKAVDPDVLRKEALGTALTTIERKFGKGSIMRLDDEASHSIPFIPTGSIGLDIALGIGGVPRGRVIEIFGPESSGKTTLALHIIAQAQKAGGGAAFVDAEHALDPGYAKRLGVKTDELLISQPDYGEQALEIADLLVRSGALDVVVIDSVAALIPQSELEGQMGETQVGSQARLMSHALRKLTGTIHKSNCVVIFINQIRMKIGMTGYGNPETTSGGNALKFYASCRLDIRRIQTLKDKDEAYGIRARIKVVKNKVAPPFRQAEVDVLYGQGISRMGEIIDMGVENGIIEKSGAWYAFGSEKLGQGKENVRALLMDNPDLAGSIEEALMTHLGFRDVPEAPAAPTQDAGDADE, from the coding sequence ATGGCTCGTAAAGCCGTTGACCCCGACGTCCTGCGCAAGGAAGCGCTGGGCACTGCCCTGACCACCATCGAACGCAAATTCGGCAAAGGCTCGATCATGCGTCTGGACGACGAGGCGTCCCATTCCATTCCGTTCATCCCCACCGGGTCCATAGGCCTGGATATCGCGCTCGGCATCGGCGGCGTGCCGCGCGGCCGCGTCATCGAGATTTTCGGCCCCGAGTCCTCGGGCAAGACCACCCTGGCCCTGCACATCATCGCCCAGGCCCAGAAGGCGGGCGGCGGGGCCGCATTCGTGGATGCCGAGCACGCCCTTGATCCCGGCTACGCCAAGCGGCTGGGGGTCAAGACCGACGAGTTGCTCATCTCCCAGCCCGACTACGGCGAGCAGGCCCTCGAAATCGCCGACCTGCTGGTCCGATCCGGGGCGCTGGACGTGGTCGTCATCGACTCCGTGGCCGCGCTCATCCCGCAGTCCGAGCTCGAAGGCCAGATGGGCGAGACCCAGGTGGGCAGCCAGGCCCGGCTCATGTCCCACGCCCTCAGGAAACTGACCGGCACCATCCACAAATCCAATTGTGTGGTCATCTTCATCAACCAGATCCGCATGAAGATCGGCATGACCGGCTACGGCAACCCCGAGACCACCTCGGGCGGCAACGCGCTCAAGTTCTACGCCTCGTGCAGGCTGGACATCCGCCGCATCCAGACCCTCAAGGACAAGGACGAAGCCTACGGCATCCGCGCCCGCATCAAGGTGGTCAAGAACAAGGTCGCCCCGCCCTTCCGCCAGGCCGAGGTGGACGTGCTCTACGGCCAGGGCATCTCGCGCATGGGCGAGATCATCGACATGGGCGTGGAGAACGGCATCATTGAGAAGTCCGGCGCATGGTACGCCTTCGGCTCCGAAAAGCTCGGCCAAGGCAAGGAGAACGTCCGCGCCCTGCTGATGGACAACCCGGATCTGGCCGGATCCATCGAAGAGGCCCTGATGACCCACCTCGGATTCCGCGACGTTCCCGAGGCCCCCGCCGCACCGACGCAGGATGCCGGAGACGCCGACGAATAG